The stretch of DNA TAAAGATGTGCCGCGCTTCCCCTGGCGTGGGCTGCTGCTCGACTCGGCCCGCCACTTTATGCCGGTGAACGACATTCTGCGCCAGCTGGACGGCATGGCCGCCGCCAAGCTGAACGTTTTCCACTGGCACCTGACGGATGATCAGGGCTGGCGTTTCGCTTCCACTCATTATCCGAAGCTACAGCAGCTGGCGAGCGACGGGCAGTTCTACACTCAGGCGCAGATGAAGCAGGTTGTGCGCTATGCCACATCGCTGGGTATCCGCGTGGTGCCGGAAATTGACTTGCCTGGGCACGGCTCAGCGCTGGCGGTGGCTTATCCGGAGCTGATGAGCGCGCCGGGGCCTTACCAGATGGAGCGCAACTGGGGCGTTCTGAAACCGCTGCTGAACCCGGCTAACGAAGCCGCCTATAAGTTTGTGGATACGCTAATTGGCGAAGTTACCGCTATTTTCCCCGACAGTTATCTGCATATCGGCGGCGATGAGGTAGATGACAGCCAGTGGAAAGAAAACGCCGCCATCCAGCAGTTTATGAAGCAGCATAATCTGGCGGACTCCCACGCGCTGCAAACGTATTTCAACCAGCGGCTGGAGAAGATCCTCGAGAAACATAAGCGCCAGATGATGGGCTGGGACGAGATTTACCATCCGGATCTGCCGAAAAACATTTTGATCCAGTCCTGGCAGGGGCAGGACTCGCTGGGCGCGATCGCGGCTAACGGCTACAAAGGCATTTTGTCGACGGGCTTTTATCTCGACCAGCCTCAGTCAACCGCCTACCACTACCGCAATGAAGTGCTGCCGGTGGGGCTGAACGGCGTGGATCATATTAGCGAAGCCGACAGCGCGCAAAGCTGGTTCTTCAGCATGCCTCGCCTGAAAGGCAGCGCGGTGGAAGGCAGCTTCACGCTGGTGAAAAACGACGGCGGCTGGCGCGGGTTTATCGACTTCAAGGGCAAATCCCGCCGCGCGGTTCACGATGTGAAATGGCTGAGCCCAACCCAGGTGACCTTCACGGTGGATACCTGGATGGGGGAAACTCGCCCGGTTGTGACGGTGGAAAACGACAAGCTTAGCGGCTACTTCCTCGTGGGCAACGTGCGCTATCCGGCCACCGGGCAGAAGCTGGAAGGTGTTCCGGACGGCAAGCAACCTGTGGTGCCGACCGAAGCGCAGATGAGCAATATTCTCGGCGGCGAAGCGGCCCTGTGGGCGGAAAACATCATTTCTCCGCTGCTGGATATCAAGCTGTGGCCGCGTACCTTTGCGGTAGCCGAGCGCCTGTGGTCGGCGAAAGACGTAACCGACGTCGACAACATGTACCAGCGTATGCAGGCGATTGACGCCTGGTCGACGGTGTCCGTTGGCCTGCGTCAGCACACCGAATCCGTCACGCAGCTGACGCGCCTTGCCGGTACGCCGGAGATCATGCCGCTGCAGATCCTCGCTCAGGCGATTGAACCCGCGCAGTATTACACGCGTCAACACCTCAAGTTCCAGGCCGGAAACTACAATCACTTTGAGCCGCTGAACCGCTTTGCCGACGCGTTGGGGGCAGAAAGCGGCCAGGTGAGGGCAATTAATAGCTGGGTGGATAAACTGATTGCCGACCCGGAAGACAGCAACAGCGCGGAGGCGCTGCGCCATATCTTCTCTCGCTGGCAAAGCAATACCCCGGACGTACTGGCGCTGATCGACGGCAATTACGTGCTGAAGCCGCTCAAGCCGGTTGCCGAAGATGTGGATAAGCTTGCCGGGCTGGGCTTAAGGCTGACGGATCTGGTAGCGAAGCAAGGATCGCTCAACGATGACGAGCTTAAGGCCATTCAGGCTCAGCTGGATGCTGCGGCGCAGACTCGAGATGAAGTGGTGATTGCGGCGGTTTATCCGCTGGAAAAACTGCTGCGGGCCGTTGTGAAGTAAGGCAATAAAGTAGCCCCGCGAAAGCGGGGCCAGAAGCAAAAGCGCTGCGGCGAATTAGCGGCGAACGGC from Cedecea neteri encodes:
- a CDS encoding beta-N-acetylhexosaminidase gives rise to the protein MFKSLRFSLLAAGIAVACQAHATPAGDLPLMPWPQQVELPATQGSLPLTNAVSIAISGDKLDGAVDRWRQRISLQTGWQLQPAVTQPAKPTIAIQIKQVVDPLPKADSDESYALSVTAEGVKLTANTRFGAMRGMETVLQLIQNGPQNTSIPYVDIKDVPRFPWRGLLLDSARHFMPVNDILRQLDGMAAAKLNVFHWHLTDDQGWRFASTHYPKLQQLASDGQFYTQAQMKQVVRYATSLGIRVVPEIDLPGHGSALAVAYPELMSAPGPYQMERNWGVLKPLLNPANEAAYKFVDTLIGEVTAIFPDSYLHIGGDEVDDSQWKENAAIQQFMKQHNLADSHALQTYFNQRLEKILEKHKRQMMGWDEIYHPDLPKNILIQSWQGQDSLGAIAANGYKGILSTGFYLDQPQSTAYHYRNEVLPVGLNGVDHISEADSAQSWFFSMPRLKGSAVEGSFTLVKNDGGWRGFIDFKGKSRRAVHDVKWLSPTQVTFTVDTWMGETRPVVTVENDKLSGYFLVGNVRYPATGQKLEGVPDGKQPVVPTEAQMSNILGGEAALWAENIISPLLDIKLWPRTFAVAERLWSAKDVTDVDNMYQRMQAIDAWSTVSVGLRQHTESVTQLTRLAGTPEIMPLQILAQAIEPAQYYTRQHLKFQAGNYNHFEPLNRFADALGAESGQVRAINSWVDKLIADPEDSNSAEALRHIFSRWQSNTPDVLALIDGNYVLKPLKPVAEDVDKLAGLGLRLTDLVAKQGSLNDDELKAIQAQLDAAAQTRDEVVIAAVYPLEKLLRAVVK